A region from the Triticum aestivum cultivar Chinese Spring chromosome 3D, IWGSC CS RefSeq v2.1, whole genome shotgun sequence genome encodes:
- the LOC123073807 gene encoding uncharacterized protein — translation MEVTISAVTSELVSRFISFLMNKYQSHSHTQLDEEKLVEKLQHLLIRARTVIEEADRRCIANSGMLMQLKMLTEAMYRGHHVLDAFNFQQLLLDGSIIDEVSDSSSVSYLSFPFKRPRRTTSFPFKRPRRTTSKRKGRSIHLELHGALKSLEIVVANMAEFVVLLGGCERMSRRPYDAYLYTDHFMLGRHVEKQHLLSFLLQHDPPGNSPAVPPIIGGVAVGKKTLVAHVCDDEMVRSHFASILHLNGDSLLRIIEHGRTMLGSRFLVVVEFVSDVDEEDWTKFYSFVKRMGKGSRVIIISKLQRLARFGTVKPIYLSNLSYEEFWYLFKTLTFGSADPSEHPQLVRIAEEFAKIFQPGGSLVTTNAFANVLRRNLDVQFWLCVLGKTRRVIQKNLSEHGVYPYLLFEQGHPVDITDFALHPLSAVRIANCTNGSNRLTNNAQMKKETVTLVELLVNPNNRPKGEFSLLAWESRIPPYTRFEHFVASSVQGLPEGVNLSGRKKRRVPI, via the coding sequence ATGGAGGTCACCATTTCTGCGGTTACTAGTGAACTTGTCAGCCGGTTCATCTCCTTCCTGATGAACAAGTATCAGTCGCATAGCCACACACAACTAGATGAGGAGAAGTTGGTGGAGAAGCTTCAGCATCTCCTGATTAGAGCTCGCACCGTCATCGAGGAGGCGGATCGGCGATGCATCGCCAACTCCGGGATGCTGATGCAGCTCAAGATGCTCACAGAGGCCATGTACCGAGGCCATCATGTACTGGACGCCTTCAATTTCCAACAACTACTACTTGACGGCAGTATCATCGACGAGGTTAGCGACTCATCCAGCGTCTCATATTTGTCCTTCCCTTTCAAGCGTCCTCGAAGAACCACGTCCTTCCCTTTCAAGCGTCCTCGAAGAACCACGTCCAAACGGAAGGGCAGATCCATTCACCTGGAGTTACACGGTGCCTTGAAAAGCTTAGAAATTGTTGTCGCAAACATGGCAGAATTTGTTGTGCTTCTGGGCGGATGCGAGCGGATGTCTCGTAGGCCTTATGATGCCTACCTTTACACAGACCACTTCATGCTCGGTCGGCACGTAGAGAAGCAGCACCTCTTGAGCTTCTTACTGCAACATGACCCTCCGGGTAATTCTCCGGCCGTGCCACCGATCATTGGTGGCGTCGCGGTCGGAAAGAAAACGCTGGTTGCTCATGTCTGCGACGACGAGATGGTCCGCTCGCATTTcgcttcaattttgcacttgaatgGAGATAGTCTCCTGAGAATCATTGAGCATGGAAGGACCATGTTAGGGAGTAGATTTTTGGTGGTTGTTGAGTTTGTTTCAGATGTAGATGAGGAGGACTGGACAAAGTTTTACTCCTTTGTAAAAAGAATGGGCAAGGGAAGCAGGGTGATCATCATAAGTAAGCTTCAAAGGCTAGCCAGATTTGGAACAGTGAAGCCAATTTATCTCAGTAACCTCTCCTATGAGGAGTTTTGGTACCTCTTCAAGACACTCACGTTTGGCAGTGCAGATCCGTCAGAGCACCCGCAGCTAGTGCGAATTGCGGaagaatttgcaaagatctttcaGCCGGGAGGGTCACTCGTCACGACAAATGCGTTCGCAAATGTGTTGAGAAGGAATCTGGATGTTCAATTCTGGCTTTGCGTGTTGGGCAAAACAAGACGAGTGATTCAGAAGAACCTATCCGAGCACGGTGTATATCCATATTTGCTCTTTGAACAAGGTCATCCGGTGGACATAACCGACTTTGCTTTGCATCCATTGTCTGCAGTTCGCATCGCTAACTGTACTAATGGCAGCAACAGATTGACTAATAATGCTCAGATGAAGAAGGAAACAGTGACACTTGTAGAACTGCTGGTAAACCCGAATAACAGACCAAAAGGCGAGTTCAGTCTGTTGGCATGGGAATCAAGGATACCCCCTTACACAAGGTTCGAACACTTTGTTGCAAGTTCTGTTCAAGGTCTACCTGAAGGTGTTAACTTGTCCGGGAGGAAGAAACGTCGAGTGCCTATCTGA